Proteins co-encoded in one Haladaptatus sp. ZSTT2 genomic window:
- a CDS encoding metalloprotease: MNFSAKEIQDLVVAWIALGVAFTFFLAGPSIVQSAQLPLVIGVSMLTVGIGFLLHELAHKVTAIRFGQVAEFRADYGMLMLAVAAGLAGFLFAAPGAVYHAGRNVTKRENGLIALAGPVTNLLLAAVFAPLAFGVGGALGYVGQLGLTINLLLAGFNMLPFGPLDGKSVFRWSKLVFLLVFLPSAALALLALFRFGLT, translated from the coding sequence ATGAATTTTAGCGCAAAAGAAATCCAAGACCTCGTCGTCGCGTGGATTGCCCTCGGCGTGGCGTTTACGTTTTTCCTCGCCGGGCCAAGTATCGTTCAATCAGCTCAATTGCCGCTCGTCATCGGCGTGAGTATGCTCACCGTCGGCATCGGCTTCCTCCTCCACGAGTTGGCCCACAAGGTGACGGCCATCCGCTTTGGGCAGGTCGCGGAGTTTCGCGCCGACTACGGCATGCTAATGCTCGCCGTCGCGGCCGGACTCGCAGGCTTCCTCTTTGCCGCGCCGGGAGCCGTGTATCACGCCGGACGCAACGTCACCAAGCGCGAAAATGGCCTGATTGCCCTCGCCGGGCCGGTCACGAACCTCCTGCTCGCGGCCGTATTCGCGCCGCTCGCGTTCGGCGTGGGCGGCGCGCTTGGCTACGTTGGGCAACTCGGCTTGACCATCAACCTCCTGCTCGCAGGATTCAACATGCTTCCCTTTGGCCCGCTCGACGGCAAGAGCGTGTTTCGGTGGAGCAAACTCGTGTTCCTCCTCGTGTTCCTCCCGAGTGCGGCCCTCGCGCTCCTCGCGCTGTTCCGATTCGGCCTCACGTAA
- a CDS encoding DUF555 domain-containing protein, which yields MSDYLVAMEAAWLVRDVRQIDDAIGVAVSEAGKRLNQKDMDYVEVEVGVTGCPACDEPFDSAFIAANTALVGLLLEMKVFNADSTEHAQRIAKSEVGGALRDVPLNVIETFELDTEDEQ from the coding sequence ATGAGTGATTATTTGGTCGCAATGGAAGCCGCCTGGTTGGTCAGAGACGTAAGGCAGATCGACGACGCAATCGGCGTCGCGGTCAGCGAAGCAGGGAAGCGACTGAACCAGAAGGACATGGACTACGTCGAAGTCGAAGTCGGCGTCACCGGCTGTCCCGCCTGTGACGAGCCGTTCGACTCCGCGTTCATCGCCGCGAACACGGCGCTCGTTGGCCTCCTTCTCGAGATGAAGGTGTTCAACGCAGACAGCACCGAGCACGCCCAGCGCATCGCAAAGAGCGAAGTCGGTGGCGCACTCCGCGACGTGCCACTCAACGTCATCGAGACGTTCGAACTCGACACCGAAGACGAACAGTAA
- a CDS encoding ABC transporter ATP-binding protein yields the protein MTDIQNPILDIQGLEKHFGGITAIDGLDMQVGDGITGLIGPNGAGKTTFFNCVTGFLTPNAGSVTFAGTDITGKRPSAIADEGLVRTFQIPRELPEMTVRENLQLAPKAQSGENLATAWLRGDSFAEDERRVRRKAAEMAEFLEIDHVLDAKAGTLSGGQRKLLELARVLLTEPDMVLLDEPLAGVNPTLERKILARIHDLEAEGYSFLFIEHDIDIIMETCERVVVMHQGQVLTAGEPEAVKHDERVIEAYLGEEV from the coding sequence ATGACTGATATCCAGAATCCAATCCTCGACATTCAGGGCTTAGAAAAGCACTTTGGTGGGATTACCGCCATCGACGGCCTCGACATGCAAGTCGGCGACGGCATCACCGGCCTCATCGGCCCGAACGGCGCGGGAAAGACGACCTTCTTCAACTGCGTCACGGGCTTTCTCACGCCGAATGCAGGCAGCGTCACCTTCGCGGGGACGGACATCACTGGCAAGCGACCGTCTGCAATCGCGGACGAGGGGTTGGTTCGGACGTTCCAGATTCCGCGCGAACTGCCGGAGATGACCGTCCGCGAGAACCTGCAACTCGCACCGAAAGCCCAGAGCGGTGAGAACCTCGCCACGGCGTGGCTTCGCGGCGACTCGTTCGCGGAGGACGAACGCCGCGTCCGTCGGAAGGCGGCGGAGATGGCCGAGTTCTTGGAAATTGACCACGTCCTCGACGCGAAAGCCGGGACGCTTTCGGGCGGGCAGCGAAAACTGCTCGAACTCGCCCGCGTCCTGCTCACCGAACCGGACATGGTTCTCCTAGACGAACCACTCGCGGGCGTGAATCCGACGCTCGAACGCAAGATTCTCGCGCGTATCCACGACCTCGAAGCGGAGGGGTACAGCTTCCTCTTCATCGAACACGACATCGACATCATCATGGAAACCTGCGAACGCGTCGTCGTCATGCACCAAGGACAGGTGCTCACGGCGGGCGAACCGGAGGCGGTAAAGCACGACGAACGCGTCATCGAGGCCTACCTCGGGGAGGAGGTCTGA
- a CDS encoding CBS domain-containing protein, whose translation MELPTPADLRERRTGLGLTQSELANRAGVSQPLIARIEGGDVDPRLSTLRRIVNALQEAEGDILRAEDLMHEDVISIAPDDSVRNAIEQMLKAGFSQLPVLHDGYPVGLISNSDIRKAGDTENAGDLPVSEVMRESITTVTPEATLDEIDNHLNHHDAVIVIDSGQMVGIITEADIAAHLS comes from the coding sequence ATGGAACTGCCGACCCCAGCGGACCTCCGGGAACGACGCACCGGGCTGGGTCTCACCCAAAGCGAACTTGCGAACCGGGCGGGCGTGTCCCAACCGCTCATCGCGCGCATCGAAGGCGGCGACGTAGACCCACGACTCTCGACGCTTCGTCGCATCGTCAACGCGCTGCAAGAAGCAGAAGGCGACATCCTGCGGGCCGAAGACCTGATGCACGAAGACGTCATCAGCATCGCTCCGGACGACAGCGTCAGAAACGCAATCGAGCAGATGCTGAAGGCTGGCTTCTCTCAGCTACCCGTTCTTCACGACGGCTATCCAGTTGGCCTCATCAGCAACTCGGATATCCGCAAAGCCGGCGACACCGAGAACGCAGGCGACCTGCCAGTTTCTGAAGTGATGCGCGAGTCCATCACAACGGTCACCCCCGAGGCGACGCTCGACGAAATCGACAACCATCTCAACCATCACGACGCCGTCATCGTCATCGACTCCGGGCAGATGGTCGGCATCATCACCGAAGCCGACATCGCTGCCCACCTCAGCTAA
- the purM gene encoding phosphoribosylformylglycinamidine cyclo-ligase yields MTDEDAEELTYSKAGVDIDASEQATAALIGAVGDLAGDYAGVVDIGDRYLGLATDGVGTKLLVAEELHDYSTIGIDCMAMNANDLVAAGIEPVAFVDYLAIDVPNDEIAEQVGKGLAEGAKQAGVALVGGETAVMPDVIKGLDLAGTCAGLAPKDAMFPGEAEVGDALVGFPSSGVHSNGLTLARTAATRNHSYTDPFPGDESKSVGEVLLTPTRIYADILPALREHHTHAAAHVTGGGWTNLTRMGDHHYEITDAFEPQPVFEFIQREGKVADEEMYRTFNMGTGFVVACSPDDAEKLVAATDDGKLIGHVEAGDGTVSIRGLTLD; encoded by the coding sequence ATGACCGACGAGGACGCAGAGGAACTTACGTACTCGAAGGCGGGCGTGGACATCGACGCGAGCGAACAAGCAACCGCAGCGCTCATCGGCGCTGTTGGCGACCTAGCAGGCGATTACGCGGGCGTCGTCGATATTGGCGACCGCTATCTCGGGCTTGCGACCGACGGCGTGGGGACGAAACTCCTCGTCGCGGAGGAACTTCACGACTACTCCACTATCGGCATCGACTGCATGGCGATGAACGCGAACGACCTCGTTGCCGCGGGCATCGAACCGGTCGCATTTGTCGATTATCTCGCCATCGACGTACCGAACGACGAGATCGCAGAGCAGGTTGGCAAAGGCCTCGCTGAGGGCGCAAAGCAGGCGGGCGTCGCGCTCGTCGGCGGCGAAACTGCGGTGATGCCAGACGTCATCAAAGGCCTCGACCTCGCGGGGACGTGCGCCGGACTCGCACCGAAAGACGCGATGTTCCCCGGTGAAGCCGAGGTTGGCGATGCGCTCGTAGGCTTCCCGTCTTCTGGGGTTCACTCGAACGGCCTCACCCTCGCGCGGACGGCCGCCACGCGAAATCACAGTTACACCGACCCATTCCCAGGCGACGAGTCGAAGTCCGTGGGCGAAGTACTGCTCACGCCGACGCGGATTTATGCTGACATCCTCCCAGCACTCAGAGAGCACCACACCCACGCCGCAGCCCACGTCACGGGTGGCGGCTGGACGAACCTCACGCGCATGGGCGACCACCACTACGAAATCACGGACGCCTTCGAGCCACAGCCGGTGTTCGAGTTCATCCAGCGTGAAGGCAAGGTCGCAGACGAGGAGATGTACCGGACGTTCAACATGGGCACCGGCTTCGTCGTCGCCTGCTCGCCGGACGATGCGGAGAAACTGGTCGCCGCCACCGACGACGGAAAACTCATTGGGCACGTCGAAGCCGGCGACGGTACCGTGTCGATTCGCGGCCTGACGCTCGACTAA
- a CDS encoding TraB/GumN family protein codes for MSESAEPSPAEGSVRVVGTAHVSADSVAEVEQVIDDKRPDVVAVELDEGRYRQLKGETPDNLDASDLLHGNTVFQFLAYWLLSYIQTRMGERFDIKPGADMMAAVETAESLGINVALVDRDIQVTIQRFWARMTFLEKLRMLWQLTVGLAGFGDEAEDIDMDDLTNADVVTAMMAEFRRFSPGGAEALIDERDAFIAHRLVALREQGFDVVAIVGAGHRAGILGYLENPATLPPMQSLVGVQKKRFSVYKAFGYLFTLGFLVFFILLAMAGARNGFLLELFVAFFLINGIFSFTLAKLAGAHWSSATVGGAVAWMTSVNPLLAPGWFSGYVELRYTSVNITDIGKLNDILSDEDSPMGELWSRMKAVPLFRLILIVAMTNIGSMIASVLFAFVVLPYMAADVGGIDGVARLMVQGAENSADLILRQFT; via the coding sequence ATGAGTGAGTCCGCGGAGCCGTCCCCCGCAGAAGGCAGCGTGCGCGTCGTGGGGACAGCCCACGTCTCCGCCGACAGCGTTGCCGAAGTAGAGCAGGTCATCGACGACAAACGCCCGGACGTGGTCGCCGTCGAACTCGACGAGGGGCGCTATCGCCAACTCAAAGGCGAGACGCCAGACAACCTCGACGCAAGCGACCTGCTCCACGGAAACACGGTGTTTCAGTTTCTCGCCTACTGGCTGCTTTCGTACATTCAGACCCGGATGGGCGAGCGCTTCGACATCAAGCCCGGCGCGGACATGATGGCGGCGGTCGAAACCGCAGAGTCGTTGGGAATCAATGTCGCGCTGGTTGACCGCGACATCCAAGTGACCATCCAGCGCTTCTGGGCGCGGATGACCTTCCTCGAGAAGCTCAGGATGCTCTGGCAGTTGACCGTCGGCCTCGCCGGATTCGGTGACGAGGCAGAAGACATCGACATGGACGACCTGACCAACGCAGACGTGGTCACCGCGATGATGGCTGAGTTCCGTCGCTTTTCGCCGGGCGGGGCAGAGGCCCTGATTGACGAACGCGACGCCTTCATCGCCCACCGCCTCGTGGCGCTGCGCGAACAGGGCTTCGACGTGGTCGCAATCGTCGGCGCGGGCCACCGCGCAGGGATTCTTGGCTACCTCGAAAACCCGGCAACGCTCCCGCCGATGCAGAGTCTCGTCGGCGTCCAGAAGAAGCGATTTTCTGTGTACAAGGCGTTTGGCTACCTGTTCACGCTCGGCTTTCTCGTGTTCTTCATCCTGCTCGCGATGGCAGGCGCACGCAACGGCTTCCTGCTCGAACTGTTCGTCGCCTTCTTCCTGATAAACGGGATTTTCTCGTTCACGCTCGCCAAACTCGCCGGTGCCCACTGGTCAAGTGCGACCGTTGGCGGAGCCGTGGCGTGGATGACGAGCGTGAATCCGTTGCTCGCACCGGGTTGGTTTTCGGGCTACGTCGAACTTCGCTACACGAGCGTCAACATCACGGACATCGGCAAACTCAACGACATCCTCTCTGACGAGGACAGCCCAATGGGCGAACTGTGGTCGCGGATGAAAGCCGTCCCGCTGTTCCGGCTTATCCTCATCGTGGCGATGACCAACATCGGCAGCATGATTGCGAGCGTGCTGTTCGCCTTCGTCGTCCTGCCGTACATGGCCGCTGACGTCGGCGGTATAGACGGCGTCGCCCGGCTGATGGTACAGGGCGCAGAAAACAGCGCAGACCTCATCTTGAGGCAGTTTACATGA
- a CDS encoding branched-chain amino acid ABC transporter permease, which translates to MALADFFISLMTFVTIYSLFALGLNVKFGFTGLIDFGHVAYFMIGAYVTVFLAMPAGISSTYEGLSGLGLATMFAGVPGGDLLGWGLALVLGMLAAALVSLLVGIPTIRLREDYLAITALGIATILNAVFHNERWLFNGAFGIREIPRPLAGVFPIGTGSFQLNLLIFGLPSVLALGYVGYRTVKVVRPLSAREATLGVGATLALAGSLIFVITTMLGLVVNLGIFSLNVDNTIAFLLLVGAVVLGRQALRETDHVGSLLALVSAILFSLWYLGQPLVELVTEGNTSDLLLNLFWLYDANAGSAGGLDYDRFFFLFTLVLLAGAYWWVQRTVNSPYGRVLRAVRDDETVPEALGKPTFRYKIQSLMFGSALAGAAGGLWAANIGFIDPTQFASTVTFFAYTAVIIGGTANNRGVILGTAVFWVINSGTRFLDDFFPSEYAQQLAALRLILIGALLIVILYYRPEGMLGEQDYDIDLGRGGVSDD; encoded by the coding sequence ATGGCGCTTGCTGATTTCTTCATCAGTCTCATGACGTTCGTCACCATCTACAGCCTCTTCGCGCTGGGGTTGAACGTCAAGTTCGGCTTTACCGGCCTCATTGACTTCGGGCACGTCGCCTACTTCATGATTGGCGCGTACGTCACCGTCTTCCTCGCAATGCCCGCGGGCATCTCATCGACCTACGAAGGACTCTCCGGGCTCGGCCTCGCCACCATGTTCGCCGGTGTTCCGGGTGGCGACCTGCTCGGATGGGGACTCGCGCTCGTCCTCGGTATGCTCGCCGCGGCACTCGTCTCGCTGCTCGTCGGGATTCCGACCATCCGACTGCGCGAGGACTATCTGGCGATTACCGCTCTCGGCATTGCGACCATCCTGAACGCCGTGTTCCACAACGAACGCTGGCTGTTCAACGGCGCGTTCGGAATTCGTGAGATTCCACGCCCGCTCGCTGGTGTGTTCCCAATCGGAACGGGAAGCTTCCAGCTCAACCTGCTCATCTTTGGCCTGCCTTCGGTGCTCGCACTCGGCTACGTGGGCTATCGCACGGTGAAGGTCGTCCGACCGCTCTCGGCGCGCGAAGCCACGCTTGGCGTGGGAGCTACGCTCGCACTCGCGGGGAGTCTCATCTTCGTCATCACGACGATGCTCGGACTCGTCGTGAACCTCGGCATTTTCTCGCTCAACGTGGACAACACCATCGCGTTCCTCTTGCTCGTGGGTGCGGTGGTGCTCGGACGACAGGCGCTCCGCGAAACCGACCACGTCGGCTCGCTTCTCGCGCTCGTTTCGGCCATCCTGTTCAGTCTGTGGTATCTCGGCCAACCGCTCGTCGAACTCGTCACTGAGGGCAACACGAGCGACCTGCTGCTCAACCTGTTCTGGCTTTACGACGCGAACGCCGGAAGCGCAGGCGGCCTTGACTACGACCGCTTTTTCTTCCTGTTTACGCTCGTCCTCCTCGCGGGCGCATACTGGTGGGTCCAGCGTACCGTGAACAGCCCGTACGGGCGCGTCCTGCGGGCGGTTCGTGACGACGAAACCGTGCCGGAGGCGCTCGGAAAGCCGACCTTCCGCTACAAGATTCAGAGTCTGATGTTCGGCTCTGCGCTCGCCGGAGCGGCCGGTGGGCTGTGGGCCGCGAACATCGGCTTCATCGACCCGACGCAGTTCGCCTCAACGGTGACGTTCTTCGCCTACACGGCCGTCATCATCGGCGGGACGGCGAACAATCGCGGGGTTATCCTCGGGACTGCCGTGTTCTGGGTCATCAACTCGGGGACGCGCTTCCTCGATGACTTCTTCCCGAGCGAGTACGCCCAACAGCTCGCCGCACTCCGTCTCATCCTCATCGGGGCGCTGCTCATCGTCATCCTCTACTACCGGCCGGAGGGGATGCTCGGCGAGCAGGACTACGACATCGACCTTGGCCGGGGAGGTGTGAGCGATGACTGA
- a CDS encoding branched-chain amino acid ABC transporter permease codes for MASAGLLDAILQGLITGTIIAAGALGLSLIYSIAEVPNFAHGDMITIGAYLTLALNKPGAVPFVPDFGGLPLVAAGIVGITVAGGTGAVYELAIFRRFRSKGADLITMVIVSLGLALVLRNVVLFLVGSGNINYNTERVTNTNVELYLTGNGLSVQTVQRQAGDLVTLGEWGYGWLSLLVIVGVAIAAGVAVYRWRTDDTGFETVHLVSPRVLGVAAGVATLAVLATVLQGAPHAIDAAAWSTSVGVSIKYGVILGLTLVTMLAMNLLLKGTRTGRAMRATADNMALAEIRGVNIDRIQLVVWVIAALLTALAGILTGWFASNLNPNMGFSLLLPIFAAVIMGGITSPYGAVLASLIIGVSMDVGVFLLPAEFATYRTAIAFVILIAVLLVKPEGLWGDV; via the coding sequence ATGGCATCGGCGGGCCTCCTCGACGCGATTTTACAGGGATTAATTACGGGCACGATTATTGCAGCGGGCGCACTTGGCCTCTCGCTCATCTACTCCATCGCGGAAGTCCCGAACTTCGCCCACGGCGACATGATTACCATCGGCGCGTATCTGACGCTCGCGCTCAACAAACCCGGTGCGGTGCCGTTCGTCCCCGACTTCGGGGGCCTGCCGCTCGTCGCGGCTGGCATCGTCGGCATCACCGTCGCCGGAGGAACTGGCGCGGTGTACGAACTCGCCATCTTCCGCAGGTTCCGGTCGAAAGGCGCAGACCTCATCACGATGGTCATCGTCTCGCTCGGCCTCGCGCTCGTGTTGCGCAACGTCGTGTTGTTCCTTGTCGGTTCGGGGAATATCAACTACAACACCGAACGCGTGACGAACACGAACGTCGAACTCTACCTGACTGGCAACGGCCTCAGCGTCCAGACGGTTCAACGCCAAGCGGGCGACCTCGTCACCCTCGGCGAATGGGGCTACGGCTGGCTCAGCCTCCTCGTCATCGTCGGCGTCGCCATCGCCGCAGGCGTCGCCGTGTATCGCTGGCGCACCGACGACACGGGCTTCGAGACGGTACACCTCGTCTCGCCGCGAGTTCTCGGCGTCGCTGCTGGTGTCGCCACGCTCGCCGTGCTTGCAACCGTGCTGCAAGGCGCACCCCACGCCATCGACGCGGCGGCGTGGTCTACGAGCGTCGGCGTGAGCATCAAGTACGGCGTCATCCTCGGGCTGACGCTCGTCACGATGCTTGCGATGAACCTCCTGCTCAAGGGAACCCGGACGGGTCGGGCGATGCGCGCGACGGCGGACAACATGGCGCTCGCGGAGATTCGCGGCGTGAACATCGACCGCATCCAGCTCGTTGTGTGGGTCATCGCGGCGCTGCTCACCGCGCTCGCGGGGATTCTGACCGGCTGGTTTGCGAGCAACCTGAACCCGAATATGGGCTTTTCCCTCCTCCTTCCCATCTTCGCCGCCGTCATCATGGGCGGGATCACCTCGCCGTACGGCGCGGTACTCGCCAGTCTCATCATCGGCGTCTCGATGGACGTGGGCGTGTTCTTGCTGCCTGCTGAGTTTGCGACCTACCGGACGGCAATCGCCTTCGTCATCCTCATCGCAGTGTTGCTTGTGAAACCTGAGGGTCTGTGGGGTGATGTCTGA
- a CDS encoding proteasome subunit beta, producing MRDPTIGSEFSRNLNRFAPQDANPYASSFASIPEFDASKIDNDMVNSTGTTTIGLTTEDGVIIATDMRASLGGRFVSNKDVQKVEQIHPTGALTLVGSVGGAQMLIRSLRAEANLYQSRRGEEMSMKALSTLAGHMCRGLPTTPILGGVDDDGHHVYSIDPAGGVMKDDYTVTGSGLTVAYGTLERLYEPGLSNEEAIGVAAAGVKAAVERDTGSGNGVYIAEITHEGVDIHGHKDFNEVL from the coding sequence ATGCGAGACCCAACGATTGGCTCTGAGTTCTCTCGGAACCTAAACCGCTTTGCCCCCCAGGATGCAAACCCGTATGCGTCCTCGTTCGCTTCGATTCCTGAGTTCGACGCCAGCAAAATCGACAACGACATGGTCAACTCCACCGGGACGACGACCATTGGCCTCACGACCGAAGATGGCGTCATCATTGCGACCGACATGCGCGCCTCCCTCGGCGGCCGCTTTGTCTCCAACAAAGACGTCCAGAAGGTCGAACAGATTCACCCAACCGGCGCGCTCACGCTCGTTGGCTCCGTCGGCGGCGCACAGATGCTGATTCGCTCCCTACGCGCGGAAGCCAACCTCTACCAGTCCCGTCGCGGCGAGGAGATGTCCATGAAGGCACTCTCCACCCTCGCGGGTCACATGTGCCGTGGCCTCCCAACGACGCCAATTCTCGGCGGCGTCGACGACGACGGCCACCACGTCTACAGCATCGACCCCGCAGGCGGCGTCATGAAAGACGACTACACGGTCACCGGCTCCGGCCTGACCGTCGCCTACGGGACGCTCGAACGCCTCTACGAACCCGGCCTCTCGAACGAGGAAGCCATCGGCGTGGCCGCCGCGGGCGTGAAGGCAGCCGTCGAACGCGACACCGGCTCCGGTAACGGTGTCTACATCGCAGAGATCACCCACGAGGGCGTCGATATCCACGGGCACAAAGACTTCAACGAAGTCTTATAG
- a CDS encoding alpha/beta fold hydrolase, translated as MSPDASLPSSSSLTSEYREVNDVTLHVITAGPEDGPLVVLLHGFPDFWFGWRKQIPALVEAGFRVLVPDQRGYNLSDKPAGVRAYRISKLAGDVVALIRSEGRDSAHLVGHDWGGGVAWDCATRYPAMVDRLCILNAPHPRVFATALATNPRQLLRSWYIFFFFIPLLPEWTLGRNRQATLELLLTDSSRPGIFHEGVMQYYHEAWSRNGALRSMIHWYRAMPLAGPLPPKTPVRAPTLICWGTDDTALRPELATLSLEYCEAGRLKRFERASHWVHVEEPTGVNEALCAHLEAEA; from the coding sequence ATGTCTCCCGACGCCTCGCTCCCCTCCTCAAGTTCCCTTACATCCGAGTATCGGGAGGTGAACGACGTGACCCTACACGTCATCACTGCCGGCCCGGAAGACGGCCCACTCGTCGTCCTCCTGCACGGGTTTCCGGATTTCTGGTTCGGCTGGCGCAAACAGATTCCGGCGCTCGTTGAGGCGGGCTTTCGCGTGCTCGTCCCCGACCAGCGCGGCTACAACCTGAGCGACAAACCGGCGGGCGTCCGCGCCTACCGCATCTCGAAACTCGCGGGCGACGTTGTCGCCCTCATCCGGTCTGAAGGCCGTGATTCGGCACACCTCGTTGGCCACGACTGGGGCGGCGGCGTGGCGTGGGATTGTGCGACGCGCTATCCCGCCATGGTAGACCGACTCTGTATCCTCAACGCACCACACCCTCGGGTGTTCGCCACCGCGTTGGCGACGAATCCACGACAGTTGCTCAGAAGCTGGTACATCTTTTTCTTCTTTATCCCACTGCTTCCGGAGTGGACGCTCGGGAGAAACCGGCAGGCAACGCTCGAACTGTTGCTCACCGACAGCTCACGACCCGGCATCTTCCACGAGGGTGTGATGCAGTACTATCACGAGGCGTGGAGCCGAAACGGGGCGCTCAGGTCGATGATACACTGGTATCGGGCGATGCCCCTCGCCGGGCCGCTTCCGCCGAAAACGCCGGTTCGCGCGCCGACGCTCATCTGTTGGGGGACAGACGACACCGCGCTGCGTCCGGAGTTGGCGACGCTAAGTTTGGAGTACTGTGAAGCAGGGCGGCTCAAACGCTTCGAGCGCGCTTCACACTGGGTACACGTAGAAGAGCCAACGGGCGTAAATGAGGCGCTGTGCGCCCATCTCGAAGCAGAAGCTTAG
- a CDS encoding ABC transporter ATP-binding protein: MLEIANLDAGYGDLQILTDVDMVVEAGEYVTIVGPNGAGKSTAMKSVFGLTTHMGGSVSFRDEQIQGVDTPEIIQRGIGFVPQSDNIFPTMTVQENLEMGAYIDDSETQAAIDAVFERFPILEERKRQRAGTMSGGQRQMLAMGSALMLEPELLLLDEPSAGLAPDLVDEMFDKIDEINEAGTAILMVEQNAKEALRRCDRGYVLVNGENAYDGPGDELLADEEVRQRFLGG, translated from the coding sequence ATGCTCGAAATCGCGAATCTCGACGCGGGCTACGGTGACCTCCAGATTCTCACCGACGTGGACATGGTGGTCGAAGCCGGCGAGTACGTGACAATTGTCGGGCCGAACGGCGCGGGCAAATCGACCGCGATGAAGTCCGTCTTCGGCCTGACGACGCACATGGGCGGCAGCGTCTCGTTTCGCGACGAACAGATTCAGGGCGTGGACACGCCTGAGATTATCCAGCGGGGGATTGGTTTCGTCCCGCAGTCGGACAACATCTTCCCGACGATGACCGTCCAAGAGAATCTGGAGATGGGCGCGTACATCGACGACAGCGAGACGCAGGCGGCCATCGACGCCGTCTTCGAGCGGTTCCCCATCCTCGAAGAACGCAAGCGCCAGCGCGCCGGAACGATGTCCGGCGGCCAGCGCCAGATGCTCGCGATGGGCAGTGCGCTGATGCTCGAACCGGAGTTGCTGTTGCTCGACGAACCATCCGCCGGGCTTGCCCCGGATTTGGTCGATGAGATGTTCGACAAAATCGACGAAATCAACGAGGCGGGCACCGCGATTCTGATGGTCGAGCAGAACGCGAAGGAAGCACTCCGCCGGTGTGACCGCGGCTACGTTCTCGTAAACGGTGAGAACGCCTACGACGGGCCGGGCGACGAATTACTGGCAGACGAAGAGGTTCGCCAGCGGTTCCTCGGAGGCTAA